A single genomic interval of Canis lupus dingo isolate Sandy chromosome 6, ASM325472v2, whole genome shotgun sequence harbors:
- the LOC112679064 gene encoding alpha-hemoglobin-stabilizing protein: protein MALLQANKDLISTGIKEFNVLLNQQVFPNPPIPEEAMVTMVNDWVNFYINYYRQKMVGEQQEQEKALQELQQELNTLSAPFLEKYRAFLKHL from the exons ATGGCTTTGCTTCAGGCCAATAAGGATCTCATTTCTACAGGAATTAAGGAATTTAATGTTCTGCTGAATCAGCAG GTCTTCCCTAATCCTCCTATCCCTGAAGAAGCCATGGTGACTATGGTGAATGACTGGGTGAACTTCTACATCAACTATTACAGGCAGAAGATGGTGGGGGAGCAGCAAGAGCAGGAGAAGGCTCTCCAGGAACTTCAGCAAGAGCTAAATACTCTGTCTGCCCCTTTCCTGGAGAAATATAGAGCTTTCCTGAAGCACTTATGA